One stretch of Pseudomonadota bacterium DNA includes these proteins:
- a CDS encoding glutamate dehydrogenase (converts 2-oxoglutarate to glutamate; in Escherichia coli this enzyme plays a role in glutamate synthesis when the cell is under energy restriction; uses NADPH; forms a homohexamer), whose amino-acid sequence MLSVISEIIEKVKQRDPDQPEFHQAVREVLETLVPTVKRHPEFVKAKIYERIVEPDRVIMFRVPWVDDKGEVQINR is encoded by the coding sequence ATGTTATCCGTTATCAGTGAAATTATTGAAAAGGTGAAACAGAGAGACCCTGATCAACCCGAATTTCATCAAGCGGTAAGAGAGGTATTGGAAACCCTTGTGCCTACAGTAAAGAGGCACCCTGAATTTGTGAAGGCAAAGATATATGAAAGAATAGTCGAACCCGATAGGGTAATAATGTTCAGGGTTCCATGGGTTGATGACAAAGGTGAGGTACAGATAAACAGA